Proteins encoded together in one Chitinophaga sp. LS1 window:
- a CDS encoding S41 family peptidase gives MMTRLFLTIILSGYLFPAIAQECACKSSLQYLIDKVARNYIGFPDKVTTANKKQYQAFTDSLIKVSDTASMPVCFSILQKWTTFFQDKHLMVIVNRGGKHPMLDTYFPRKKPVKISLDPSFKILNDQTCLLTIPSARLEYKGIVDSLLVLHKDLLSKTSHFIIDVRENRGGSTLVFDNVLPYLYTNPIITEGAMVLATEENIHNLYEVTDYPNVSDSMKAVFKKEAAALKAHIGREYQLWNNDTTTMDQVFPYPKKVSLLINHNVGSSTEMFVLKARQSKKVKLFGTHTAGVVDYSDVVPYMMPCTLFAFGVPSSRTLRMPAEVIDNIGIAPNVEIPANTTDWVQYVVEHR, from the coding sequence ATGATGACACGACTCTTTTTAACCATTATTTTAAGCGGCTATCTATTCCCGGCCATCGCACAGGAGTGCGCCTGTAAATCAAGTCTGCAATACCTGATTGATAAAGTAGCCCGGAACTATATTGGCTTTCCGGACAAAGTCACGACTGCCAATAAAAAGCAATACCAGGCATTTACTGATAGTTTAATAAAAGTATCAGATACTGCTTCTATGCCTGTATGCTTTTCCATCTTACAAAAATGGACCACCTTTTTCCAGGATAAACATTTAATGGTGATTGTAAATCGTGGCGGAAAACATCCTATGCTTGATACCTACTTCCCCAGAAAAAAACCTGTTAAAATTTCGTTGGATCCATCTTTCAAAATACTCAATGATCAAACCTGCTTACTCACCATACCCAGTGCACGGCTTGAATACAAAGGCATTGTCGATAGCTTACTTGTACTGCACAAAGATCTGCTGAGTAAGACAAGTCATTTCATCATCGATGTGAGGGAAAACAGGGGCGGATCCACACTTGTATTCGACAACGTATTACCCTACTTATATACAAATCCTATCATTACAGAAGGAGCCATGGTACTGGCTACAGAAGAGAATATCCATAACCTGTACGAAGTGACGGATTATCCAAATGTAAGTGATAGTATGAAAGCCGTTTTCAAAAAAGAAGCAGCTGCATTAAAAGCGCACATAGGTAGGGAATATCAGTTATGGAATAATGATACCACGACTATGGATCAGGTATTCCCTTACCCCAAAAAAGTATCGCTACTCATCAATCATAATGTAGGCAGCAGTACAGAGATGTTTGTATTAAAAGCACGCCAGAGTAAAAAGGTAAAACTGTTCGGCACACATACTGCCGGTGTAGTAGATTACTCTGATGTAGTGCCGTATATGATGCCCTGTACATTATTTGCCTTTGGCGTACCCAGCTCCCGCACACTACGCATGCCTGCGGAAGTTATTGACAATATTGGCATTGCCCCAAACGTTGAAATTCCAGCAAATACTACAGATTGGGTACAGTATGTAGTAGAACATCGCTGA
- a CDS encoding enoyl-CoA hydratase/isomerase family protein: MYQTINTTLENDTLFIYINRPDKMNALNQQVMAELALAIDEVYKDREIKSAVITGTGEKAFVAGADIAEFLRLSPQQGIELANKGHMIFKRIEDCPKPIIAAVNGFALGGGCELAMACHFRIAATNAKFGQPEVNLGIIPGYGGTQRLTALIGKGKAMELMMTADMINAQDALTWGLVNHVVAPEELLTKTKEILAKIHAKAPLAIARVIKCANGALDKDVDGYELEINEFGACFATKDMQEGASAFIQKRPASFIGE, from the coding sequence ATGTACCAGACGATCAATACCACCTTAGAAAACGATACATTATTTATCTACATCAACCGCCCGGACAAGATGAATGCCCTGAACCAACAAGTCATGGCAGAACTGGCCCTTGCTATTGATGAAGTATACAAAGACAGAGAAATAAAAAGTGCGGTCATCACTGGTACTGGCGAAAAAGCATTTGTAGCCGGCGCAGATATTGCCGAATTTCTACGTCTCTCCCCACAACAAGGTATCGAACTAGCCAACAAAGGTCACATGATCTTTAAGCGTATCGAAGATTGTCCGAAGCCTATTATTGCTGCCGTCAATGGATTTGCACTGGGTGGTGGATGTGAATTGGCCATGGCCTGCCACTTTCGTATCGCTGCTACCAATGCAAAATTTGGTCAGCCAGAAGTGAACCTCGGTATCATTCCAGGTTATGGTGGTACACAACGTCTCACCGCTCTCATTGGCAAAGGCAAAGCAATGGAATTGATGATGACTGCCGATATGATCAATGCTCAGGATGCACTAACATGGGGACTCGTGAACCACGTAGTAGCACCAGAAGAATTACTCACAAAAACAAAAGAAATACTAGCAAAAATACATGCGAAAGCACCGCTTGCAATTGCCAGAGTTATTAAATGTGCAAACGGTGCATTGGACAAAGATGTAGATGGCTATGAGCTGGAAATCAATGAATTTGGAGCCTGTTTTGCTACGAAAGATATGCAGGAAGGTGCGTCTGCATTCATTCAAAAACGACCTGCATCATTCATTGGAGAATAA
- a CDS encoding cobalamin B12-binding domain-containing protein has translation MVNPSQRPIRVLVAKVGLDGHDRGAKVIAAALRDAGMEVIYTGLRQTPEMVVSAALQEDVDAIGVSILSGAHMTVFPRIMAIMKEKGMDDVLLTGGGIIPETDMHTLHDIGVGKLFPPGTRTEDIASYINEWVATHRNF, from the coding sequence ATGGTCAACCCCTCTCAACGCCCCATCCGGGTACTCGTGGCCAAAGTCGGCCTCGATGGCCATGACCGTGGCGCTAAAGTAATCGCCGCAGCCCTGCGCGACGCCGGCATGGAGGTGATCTACACCGGCCTTCGCCAAACTCCTGAAATGGTGGTCAGCGCCGCCCTTCAGGAAGACGTAGACGCTATCGGTGTCAGTATTCTCTCGGGTGCTCACATGACCGTTTTCCCCCGTATTATGGCCATCATGAAAGAAAAAGGGATGGACGATGTGCTGCTGACAGGTGGCGGAATCATTCCCGAAACTGATATGCATACCCTGCATGATATCGGTGTAGGCAAATTATTCCCTCCAGGTACCCGTACGGAAGATATTGCCAGCTATATCAATGAATGGGTGGCTACACATAGAAATTTCTAG